In the Mauremys mutica isolate MM-2020 ecotype Southern chromosome 13, ASM2049712v1, whole genome shotgun sequence genome, one interval contains:
- the LOC123347230 gene encoding olfactory receptor 14A16-like, giving the protein MSNQTTLTEFLLLGFSDVREVQILHFVVFLLIYLAALMGNLLIITAIALDHHLQTPMYFFLANLSILDLGSISVTIPKSMANSLMNTRVISYPGCVTQVFLFLLFTATDLALLTIMAYDRYVAICQPLHYERVMNRRACVQMASSAWITGIVYSALHTGNTFRLPFCQSNVINQFFCEIPQLLKLICSDLYLSEVGVIASGLFLALNCFVFIIVSYVQIFKTVLRIPSEQGRHKAFSTCLPHLTVVSLLLFTGIFAYLKPTSSSPSGLDLVVGILYSLVPPVMNPIIYSMRNKEIKAALKKLIVWRLFTKS; this is encoded by the coding sequence atgtccaaccaaaccaccCTGACCGAATTCCTACTTCTGGGATTCTCTGACGTTCGGGAggtgcagattttgcactttgtggtgttcctgctgatttacctggcagccctgatggggaatcttctcatcatcacagccaTAGCACTCGACCACCATCTTCAaacccccatgtatttcttcctggcGAATCTGTCTATCCTAGACCTCGGCTCCATCTCCgtcaccatccccaaatccatggccaattcTCTCATGAACACCAGGGTGATTTCTTATCCCGGATGTGTCACCCaagtctttctctttctcctcttcaCTGCAACTGATCTTGCCTtactcaccatcatggcatacgaccgatatgtcgccatctgccaaccactgcactatgagagagtgatgaacaggagagcttgtgtccaaatggcatcCAGTGCCTGGATTACTGGTATTGTCTACTCTGCCCTGCACACTGGCAACACCTTCAGGTTACCCTTCTGCCAGTCTAATGTCATcaaccagttcttctgtgaaatcccccaacTACTGAAGCTCATCTGCTCTGATTTGTACCTCAGTGAAGTTGGGGTTATTGCCTCAGGTCTGTTTTTAGCGTTAAACTGCTTTGTTTTCATTATTGTGTCTTACGTTCAGATCTTCAAAACTGTGCTGAGAATcccttctgagcagggccggcataaagccttctccacctgccttcctcacctcactgtggtctctttgttgcttttcactggcatctttgcctacctgaaacccacctccagctcaccTTCAGGTCTGGACCTTGTGGTGGGTATTCTCTATTCCCTGGTGCCTCCAGTGATGAAtccgatcatctacagcatgaggaacaaggagatcaaagctgcATTGAAGAAACTGATTGTGTGGAGGTTATTCACCAAGAGTTAA